From the genome of Phyllostomus discolor isolate MPI-MPIP mPhyDis1 chromosome 12, mPhyDis1.pri.v3, whole genome shotgun sequence, one region includes:
- the LOC114510591 gene encoding myeloid cell surface antigen CD33-like, with protein MIANDTSEAQIPPEMLWLLLPLLWAGAQAQSPGFMMQVQKLVTVQEGLCVSVPCNVSYPKIGYTEPDPAYGFWFLDGANTNNVAPVATNKPDHKVQEGTQGRFFLLGDPRNYSCSLDIRDARKTHGGSYFFRVERGSMKFSFKDYKLTVHVTALNHTPDILIPGNLESGCPMDLTCSVPWACERGTPLLFSWMSATHPSLVPKTHNSSVLTLTPQPQDHGASLTCEVTLPGARVTTRTIHLNVSYSPQNLTVTLFRRSNSGSMAVVVLVAIAEAVVKILLLLLSLIILM; from the exons AGGCCCAGATACCTCCAGAgatgctgtggctgctgctgcctctgctatGGGCAG GGGCCCAGGCTCAGTCTCCAGGATTCATGATGCAAGTACAGAAGTTGGTGACGGTGCAGGAgggcctgtgtgtctctgtgccctGCAATGTGTCCTACCCCAAGATTGGCTACACTGAGCCTGACCCAGCTTATGGATTCTGGTTCCTGGATGGAGCTAATACAAACAACGTTGCTCCAGTGGCTACAAACAAACCAGATCATAAAGTGCAGGAGGGGACCCAGGGCCGATTCTTCCTCCTTGGGGATCCCAGGAACTACAGCTGCTCCCTGGACATCAGAGACGCCAGGAAGACACATGGCGGATCATACTTTTTTCGGGTGGAGAGAGGATCtatgaaattttctttcaaagattACAAGCTCACCGTGCATGTGACAG CCCTCAACCACACACCTGACATCCTCATCCCTGGGAACCTGGAGTCTGGCTGCCCCATGGACCtgacctgctctgtgccctgggcctgtgAGCGGGGCACgcccctcctcttctcctggaTGTCAGCTACTcacccctccctggtccccaagACCCACAACTCCTCAGTGCTCACCCTCACCCCACAGCCCCAGGACCATGGTGCCAGCCTGACCTGTGAGGTGACCTTGCCTGGTGCCAGAGTGACGACGAGAACCATCCACCTCAATGTGTCCT ACTCTCCACAGAACTTGACTGTAACTCTGTTCCGAAGAAGCAACTCAG GGTCCATGgcagtggtggtgctggtggccaTTGCGGAGGCTGTTGTCAAgatcctgctcctcctcctcagcctcaTCATCCTCATGTGA